The sequence below is a genomic window from Salicibibacter cibarius.
TCGAGCCCTCACTAGTTTTTATCCACCCTGAATTCATTTTGTATAATGCTCCCCCACAGCTTCCTATCATTTTTTCCGGCCAACTCAATCGATTTAAAGAAAAACTGAACGGCAAACCTTCTAAAATAGAGCAAAAACATGAAAGACTTGCCGAGCGATTAATTTCTTCGCACTTGGAAGATTCGCCGCATACTCGGTGGCCGGACTACGACTATCAACAGTTGAAAAAAGGAGTGACTTGCACTAAATGCGCAGCTTTTATGTCCGACAATGAGAGAAAATGGATATGTGCCGGTTGCGGCCACGAGGAAGACAACGAAACAGCCATTCTACGAAGCGCAAAGGAATATCAATTTCTATTCCCGGATAGAAAAATGACCACAAACGTGATTAGTGAATGGTGCGGGATCAATGGTTCCAAGAAAAAAATAAGAAGAGTTCTATCAAAACATTTCAAACACCTTAGTCAAGGGAAAGGTTCATATTATGTTTAGTTACGATCAGTGTTGGTTTTTACCGCCGACCGGATACCAGGTTAGTAACCCTTTAATCGTTTTCCGCTGGTTCTTCGGGTGTTAATTACATGATTAGTGGCCCCTCGAGCGAGGGTTTTGCCTTTGTTCCGGTGCTAATGACTCGATTAGTCACCCTTTTAACCGGTTTTCACGGCTGTTCGGGTGCTAATTGCATGGTTAGTGACCCTTCGAGAGGGGGTTTTGACTCTGTTCCGGTGCTAATGACTCAATTAGTAACCCTTTAATCGTTTTCCGCTGGTTGTTCGGGTGTTAATTGCATGATTAGTGGCCCCTCGTGCGTGTTTTTTATCGCTGTTCGGGTGCTAATGACTCGATTAGTCACCCTCCAATCCGATTTTCCCTGCTGTTCGGGTCCTAACCCACGATTGTACGCCCTCGTTCGAGCGTGTTTTTTCCTCTGTTCAGGTGCTAATTAATCAATTAGTAACCCTTTAATCGTTTTCCGCTGGTTGTTCGGGTATTAATTGCATGATTGGTGACCCCTCGTGCGTGTTTTTTATCGCTGTTCGGGTGCTAATGACTCGATTAGTCACCCTCCAACCCGATTTTCCTTGCTGTTCGGGTCCTAACCCACGATTGTACGCCTCCGTTCGAGCGTTAAAAACCGCCGGCGCGCACGCCTAGCGGTAATTGTAAAACCCTTCTCCAGATTTACGGCCTAATTTCCCGGCTTTCACATACTTAATAAGAAGTGGGCACGGCCGATATTTTTCGCCAAGTGTTTCATACAACTTCCACCGTTTCCTTGTTCATTTTTTTCCCGAGATCCTGCACAATCCGTACCGTTTCTTCGGAAGTATCCAATCCCTTGATCATCTCTATCAGCTTCATTTTGTAAACCGGATTGAAAAAATGCATGGCCATCACTTTCTCAGGGCGATTCATCGCCGCGCCGATCTCGGTCGGGCTGAGCGTTGATGTATTTGTCGCCAAGACGGTATAATCCGGGCGATACGCATCAAGCTGACGGAAAGCCTCCACTTTTAACAGGATTTCTTCCAACACCGCTTCGATGACGACGTCTGCCTTGCGGACCGCTTCCCGCAGATTATTTTCATAGCTTAATTGTTGCTTCGCCGCTTCTGCCTGACCACCATCGGTAAACCCTTTATCTGCGCCTTTTTTGCAATAATTTCCCAATCACTCCCCTTCCCTGCTCAAGGTTGGCTTCATCAATATCACCCGGAAACCGCTCAAAGCAGCCGTATAAGCGATGCCTCTGCCCATCGTACCAGCTCCCACGATACTAATTTGTTGCAACACACTCACCCCTTATCCCTTTCAAGCATTAAAGCCATGCCCTGACCACCGCCGACGCACAAGGTCGCGATGCCAAACCGTTCATCTTTTCGTTTCATTTCGTAAAGAAGCGAGGTGGTAATCCGCGCGCCTGTGGCTCCTAGCGGGTGGCCCAAAGCAATCGCCCCGCCGTTGCGATTGACATCCACCTCCGGAAGGCCAAGTTCTCGGATGACCGCCAATGACTGGGAGGCAAACGCTTCATTCAGTTCCCATACCCCGATGTCTTCTTTTTGCTTTCCCGTTCGTTCCAAAAGCAGCTCAACTGCCGGCACGGGACCGATGCCCATCACTTCCGGGTCAACGCCTACAGCCGTCCAGTCTACAATCGTCGCCATCGGTGCCACGCCGAGCGCCTCTGCCTTTTCTTTCGTCATCAGCACGAGAGCGGATGCGCCGTCATTGCGCCCGCAAGCATTCCCTGCCGTCACCGATCCATCCGCTTTAAATGCCGGTTTCAAAGACGCGAGCTTCTCCGTGGACGTCTCCCGAGGGTGCTCATCGACGGAAAACGTAAACGAACGCTTCCGTTCTTTCACTTCCACAGGCACAATTTCATCCGCAAACGTCTCGTTTTCAAGCGCGCGCTTCGCCTTCTCCTGGCTTTCAAATGCAAAGGCGTCTTGGTCTTCACGGCTAATTTCATAGCGATCCGCCACATTTTCCGCAGTCGCGCCCATCCCAAGTTTGTCCCCATAAATGTCCATCGGTTGTTGCCCGGCTTCCAGGTTGGAGTCCACAAGCTTCTGTACCCCTTCCCCATAGCGGGTGTTACGCAAATACATAGGTGCTTGGCTCATGTTTTCCGTCCCGCCGGCAACGACGACATCTGCCTGTCCGAACAAAATTTGTTGGACACCGGACCCAATGGCCTGCATA
It includes:
- a CDS encoding nuclease-related domain-containing protein, which gives rise to MNRRERQEPLELKYFRLLEGRMHLSPEEKRQYTNAQKGFEGEMTFDRWIEQNLSTDHLLIKGLLLEHKGELFQIDTLLIFSWQIYLFNVKNHTGDYYINGEKWHFISGAEIKSPFLQLQRSDFLLRQLLRKLGTNAPIEPSLVFIHPEFILYNAPPQLPIIFSGQLNRFKEKLNGKPSKIEQKHERLAERLISSHLEDSPHTRWPDYDYQQLKKGVTCTKCAAFMSDNERKWICAGCGHEEDNETAILRSAKEYQFLFPDRKMTTNVISEWCGINGSKKKIRRVLSKHFKHLSQGKGSYYV
- a CDS encoding 3-hydroxyacyl-CoA dehydrogenase family protein, which translates into the protein MYETLGEKYRPCPLLIKYVKAGKLGRKSGEGFYNYR
- a CDS encoding thiolase family protein, whose product is MKVENKEIVIASAVRTAVGRAGGALRNVDSGHLGSTVIKEAVSRAGIEKADVDEVILGEVRQTTASSNVARVAALRAGVPESKPAFTVNRLCASSMQAIGSGVQQILFGQADVVVAGGTENMSQAPMYLRNTRYGEGVQKLVDSNLEAGQQPMDIYGDKLGMGATAENVADRYEISREDQDAFAFESQEKAKRALENETFADEIVPVEVKERKRSFTFSVDEHPRETSTEKLASLKPAFKADGSVTAGNACGRNDGASALVLMTKEKAEALGVAPMATIVDWTAVGVDPEVMGIGPVPAVELLLERTGKQKEDIGVWELNEAFASQSLAVIRELGLPEVDVNRNGGAIALGHPLGATGARITTSLLYEMKRKDERFGIATLCVGGGQGMALMLERDKG